In Eriocheir sinensis breed Jianghai 21 chromosome 3, ASM2467909v1, whole genome shotgun sequence, a genomic segment contains:
- the LOC127004789 gene encoding uncharacterized protein LOC127004789 gives MDALISDVKPMRIPRPKFCCAKSTLMYPVEPPKDYLDLEGDHHLLLQQPARQQLKGSVEGGVALSASQVEELGRALKEKVKV, from the coding sequence ATGGACGCCCTTATCAGTGACGTGAAGCCCATGAGAATTCCACGACCCAAGTTCTGCTGCGCCAAGTCCACCCTCATGTACCCCGTCGAGCCCCCGAAAGACTACCTGGACCTCGAGGgcgaccaccacctcctcctccagcagccaGCGCGCCAGCAGCTCAAGGGGAGCGTGGAGGGCGGGGTGGCGCTGAGTGCGAGCCAAGTGGAGGAATTGGGGAGGGCCTTGAAGGAGAAGGTTAAGGtttag